One Clavelina lepadiformis chromosome 1, kaClaLepa1.1, whole genome shotgun sequence genomic region harbors:
- the LOC143463459 gene encoding uncharacterized protein LOC143463459 isoform X1, with protein MDDRGNAFYKVSVTGLPEEYGLSRIKDLIHEHLETEDAISDLDFAEKIDGTKNCRVALVTLKEEEYQRKLVAMAVIEATFRKTQFKLNITKARPRVKSTPVFTSAVPVDVVPAQSETQSVPKDPRQRKIYCCQIPSYMFSDDGLRTHFNRFGNIIKIFIPNNPQRRFAIIEFETPKSALEAFENGRKRGCLNLTIEWERKEAEMLRSGKLPQVTSPSRNTQQQLSSFNRPFERDSISERKPKDTKRSDEEFPNNNNFTQINRLPGQMQPLQTVTWQDLLKTDEDLFTGLQNRCVLVKDVSRKTSSNALKIYFEDPSKSGGPIEKMPRCLPDGILITFCEAETAKNVIEFGKHRLDSADLLVYSKPVPAVYNDRFLVEGHFEDEGTVKDIVECCLASDDFSVKKMDDSSGRYVVLMTRDRTNIEKVMTDVRNIALEDLAPKVNRLCATDCIKVSHLGKDVQNNRIKLTFMKKDLTDTGIVTLIQRDIGNDVAYVYFADYHDAEKVAEISRTKKIEIANQTVDVSLCYHNPCLNKDKKEKEDAKQSRSQTSSRKSRESLCAFQYPPEVEKEVIEFVKKSSTHLISLSKEFQGLSSVKLEAKRSSGRQPSNFVVRFEPLPKNEGKTNQTDFESECSSRVMNFLRKFNSRAGHFESKDLDKLRKSNLWTHNDCDVIKIEIDRSTDVSVLARWNHPKNGDFIIAGLQNEVSQAFKWLQSKMEKENKTEISEFVKEWQLEFLNDCGVLDEIKSKFKNTTVSVNDEDCKITFSGLKVDVENSRTDILKQLRKIESSRLTFLEDDKLDFLTRVLKQTGQKPEIDVAQMIKLRFRRIKLKCVLQCSSELKLKYILERDLERANAILNEIIQRRSIPVKAGLSELLDAEEWKKFEESLCSSGALAVNVNRQNSTIVLIGVAKCLEDGEFRLNEYVKENAVGSKVIEMPYPVARFLSEYPNEVGLDEKLKNVEWYPTSDGSGGIMVQGKADNVKSAFANLKKLIPSIKIDPHDVSEPGMPGYFRGDIGGQFLKTTQAITKCIILVDTDKDPNWKKSTPASKILAIGTTSLLSAKIPNTKVTVNVIKNDITEHATDAIVNASNTELELRSAGVSGSISKKGGLAIQQEMSIQRRRVGGELAAGLAVTTSAGNLPCKKIIHAVGPMWHSQADSWSRQKLKDAVKSSLSEADRLNLRSIAIPAISCGVFGGKPEVCTKLIVQALVEYFDHKSSSSSIRQVDLIEMLQEKILELFKKQVTSVIINEGKVDEDENDQKKSGGFFSRAEEMLNSVIRGGDKPSSSTTKSSTSSHSARPYHPLNVQVKQGNILTSDCDVIVNLTGSDFNLTGGQLSAKLVAKAGTGIVQECSTNPQYSSTHCRVTSGGGLNCKNVLHLVSPKDAKCVSKSLKTAFEVVEKKLQLSSLAIPAIGTGNLGLKSVDVAKATRESLDAFAKTKPSYLKRIDVVIFQATMLQDFQNIIHGSRSYLSASSSVDDETGFADRKSTIPETFAGEKEAVVKLFLCAADRINISNAWQRIREHVHQKSASREITDDTVAYLDEEAEEKLIALETNLSVKLRKTFDEAGKEKISISGMKDNVLDAFAAASEIVQEYKQILTSAEYVRWKYHDNKSNTMKDFTQRDSWRAEIAFRKDEKGTTQLSLKAISTQQHCVLDFSTMEATCREIGFFEKIYRNMTSSLAEDLPSTWSDMGVLPLKLENVPLNSTEYQNILSQFTTTFNPSQYGSQQPNLQRVQNLTLYKQFIAQKGKVEARMTAAGITNIPVTQQLFHGTSTDVCQKVYKDGFDRSYAGKNATVFGRGVYFAKTAQYSNRYATPDANGQRRMFLAEVVTGEYCQGNRSVIAPPFKSNQLDRYDSVVNKPSSPSIFVVFKDASVYPLYLLTY; from the exons atggatGATAGAGGCAATGCCTTTTACAAAGTCAGTGTGACTGGTTTGCCAGAAGAATATGGTTTGAGCAGAATTAAAGATCTAATACATGAACACTTGGAAACCGAAGATGCCATCAGTGACTTGGATTTTGCCGAAAAGATAGATGGAACGAAAAACTGTCGGGTTGCTTTGGTTACTCTAAAAGAAGAGGAAT ACCAACGAAAGCTTGTTGCAATGGCGGTGATTGAAGCCACATTCCGGAAAACTCAGTTCAAGCTTAACATAACCAAAGCAAGACCCAGGGTCAAAAGTACACCTGTATTTACATCCGCTGTGCCAG TTGATGTTGTTCCGGCTCAAAGTGAAACACAATCAGTACCCAAAGATCCAAGACAACGTAAAATCTACTGTTGTCAGATTCCTTCGTATATGTTTAGTGATGATGGCCTTCGAACGCATTTTAATCG ATTTGGAAATATCATCAAGATCTTTATACCAAACAACCCACAGCGAAGATTTGCAATAATAGAATTCGAAACGCCT AAATCGGCCTTGGAAGCGTTTGAAAATGGTAGAAAAAGAGGATGCTTAAACCTAACGATAGAATGGGAGAGGAAAGAAG CGGAAATGCTGCGAAGTGGCAAACTTCCCCAAGTAACCAGCCCTTCACGCAACACACAGCAACAACTATCGTCTTTCAACAGACCTTTTGAGCGAGACTCAATTTCAGAGCGAAAGCCTAAAG ATACGAAACGTAGCGATGAGGAATTtccaaataataacaatttcaCACAAATTAACCGACTTCCTGGGCAAATGCAACCACTTCAAACAGTCACGTGGCAAGATCTTCTGAAAACTGATGAAGATCTTTTTACTGGTCTTCAAAACAG GTGTGTTTTGGTAAAAGACGTGTCTAGGAAGACATCAAGCAATGCgctcaaaatttattttgaggACCCAAGTAAATCGGGTGGTCCGATAGAAAAGATGCCAAGATGCCTTCCTGATGGCATACTGATTACATTTTGTGAAGCAGAAA CGGCAAAAAACGTCATTGAGTTCGGAAAGCATCGACTTGACTCGGCTGATCTGCTGGTGTACTCCAAGCCAGTTCCAGCAGTGTACAATGACCGGTTTCTAGTTGAG GGACATTTTGAAGATGAAGGGACTGTAAAAGACATTGTGGAATGTTGTCTTGCATCTGATGATTTTTCAGTGAAGAAGATGGACGACAGCAGTGGACGTTATGTTGTCTTGATGACGAGAGACA GAACGAATATTGAAAAAGTCATGACAGATGTTCGTAACATAGCGTTGGAAGACTTAGCACCAAAG GTCAATCGTCTCTGCGCCACAGATTGCATTAAAGTCAGCCACTTGGGAAAAGATGTGCAAAACAACAggataaaattaacttttatgaAGAAAGATCTAACTGATACTGGAATCGTAACGTTAATTCAGCGAGACATAGGCAATGACGTTGCATATGTTTACTTCGCTGACTATCACG ATGCGGAAAAAGTCGCAGAAATTTCCAgaacaaagaaaattgaaatcgCAAATCAAACCGTTGATGTATCGCTCTGTTACCACAACCCGTGCTTGAATAAAGACAAGAAAGAAAAGGAAGATG CAAAACAATCTCGTTCGCAAACCTCGTCAAGAAAATCTCGCGAATCCCTTTGTGCATTTCAATATCCGCCAGAAGTGGAGAAGGAGGTAATAGAATTCGTCAAAAAATCTTCCACACATTTGATCTCACTGTCTAAAGAATTCCAAGGACTGTCAAGCGTAAAACTAGAAGCAAAAAGATCTAGTGGAAGACAACcatcaaattttgttgttcGTTTTGAACCTCTACCGAAGAAT GAAGGCAAAACGAACCAGACAGACTTCGAATCAGAATGTTCGAGCAGGGTCATGAATTTCCTCCGGAAGTTCAATTCCCGAGCAGGTCACTTTGAATCCAAGGATTTGGATAAGCTTCGAAAGTCAAACTTATGGACACACAatgattgtgatgtcataaagatTGAAATCGATCGCAGCACAGATGTCTCTGTACTGGCAAG ATGGAATCATCCTAAAAATGGCGACTTTATAATCGCTGGACTTCAAAATGAGGTTTCTCAAGCATTCAAATGGTTACAAAGCAAAATGgagaaagaaaataaaacagagATATCTGAATTTGTCAAAGAATGGCAACTCGA ATTTCTCAACGATTGTGGTGTTCTTGATGAAATAAAgagtaaatttaaaaatacaactgTCAGCGTCAATGATGAAGATTGTAAAATCACTTTTAGTGGGTTGAAAGTTGACGTTGAAAATAGTAGAACGGACATCTTAAAGCAATTGCGA AAAATTGAATCAAGCCGATTGACGTTTCTTGAAGATGATAAATTGGATTTCTTGACACGCGTCCTGAAACAAACAGGACAAAAACCTGAAATTGATGTGGCGCAAATGATTAAATTGCGATTTCGGCGGATTAAGCTAAAAT GCGTCTTACAATGTTCGTCTGAGCTAAAACTAAAATACATTCTTGAACGTGATTTGGAAAGAGCAAATGCAATCTTGAATGAAATCATCCAACGCCGAAGTATTCCAGTAAAAGCCGGACTTAGTGAGCTGCTTGACGCAGAAGAGTGGAAGAAGTTTGAAGAGAGTCTTTGCTCATCTGGAGCATTAGCAGTTAATGTCAAC AGGCAAAACTCCACCATCGTTTTAATCGGTGTGGCCAAGTGTTTGGAAGACGGTGAATTTCGTTTAAATGAATATGTCAAGGAGAACGCAGTAGGAAGTAAGGTGATAGAAATGCCTTACCCTGTTGCTCGGTTCTTGAGTGAATATCCAAATGAAGTTGGACTTGatgaaaagctgaaaaatgttgaATGGTACCCGACGTCAGATGGTTCTGGGGGAATTATGGTGCAAGGAAAGGCCGATAACGTCAAGTCTG CTTTTGCAAATCTAAAGAAGTTGATACCATCAATTAAAATCGATCCGCATGACGTCAGTGAGCCTGGAATGCCTGGATACTTCCGGGGTGACATTGGAGGACAATTTCTAAAAACCACACAAGCAATCACTAAGTGCATCATTCTAGTTGATACGGATAAGGATCCTAATTGGAAAAAATCGACTCCAGCATCCAAAATATTG GCTATAGGAACGACATCATTGCTCAGTGCAAAGATACCCAATACAAAAGTTACTGTAAATGTTATCAAGAATGACATCACAGAACACGCAACGGATGCGATTGTGAATGCGTCGAATACGGAACTGGAGTTACGCTCAGCAGGAGTTTCAGGAAGCATATCTAAAAAAG GAGGATTAGCTATCCAACAAGAAATGTCAATCCAGCGAAGAAGAGTTGGAGGCGAACTGGCCGCTGGCCTAGCAGTCACAACGTCTGCTGGGAACTTACCTTGTAAGAAGATTATTCACGCAGTTGGTCCGAT GTGGCATTCCCAAGCAGACAGTTGGTCTAGACAGAAACTAAAGGATGCTGTTAAGTCTTCTCTTTCGGAAGCTGATCGTTTGAATCTGAGGTCCATTGCAATTCCAGCTATTAGTTGTGGAGTATTTGGTGGAAAGCCTGAAGTTTGTACAAAGCTAATTGTCCAAGCACTTGTTGAATACTTTGACCACAAAAGTTCATCTTCTTCGATAAGACAG GTTGACTTGATCGAGATGTTGCAGGAAAAGATTcttgaattgtttaaaaagCAGGTTACCAGCGTGATAATTAATGAGGGAAAGGTTGATGAAGATGAAAATGATCAAAAAAAG TCTGGAGGCTTTTTCTCCCGAGCTGAGGAGATGTTAAACTCCGTAATAAGAGGCGGCGACAAACCGTCTTCTTCAACTACAAAATCGTCTACTTCTTCACATTCAGCAAGACCCTATCACCCCCTAAACGTGCAGGTCAAGCAGGGAAATATTCTCACTTCTGACTGCGACGTAATTGTGAATTTAACTGGGTCCGATTTTAATCTTACCG GAGGTCAGCTTTCGGCAAAACTAGTAGCCAAAGCTGGAACAGGCATTGTTCAAGAATGCAGTACAAACCCGCAGTATTCCTCCACTCACTGCAGAGTGACAAGTGGTGGTGGGTTAAATTGTAAAAACGTGCTACATCTAGTCAGCCCCAAAGATGCAAAATGCGTGAGTAAATCATTGAAAACTGCATTTGAAGTTGTGGAAAAGAAACTGCAGCTATCCTCTTTAGCTATACCAGCCATTGGGACGG GTAATCTTGGGCTGAAATCTGTAGACGTTGCAAAAGCTACTCGCGAAAGCCTAGATGCTTTTGCGAAAACAAAGCCATCTTATTTGAAGCGCATTGATGTGGTTATATTTCAGGCTACGATGTTGCAGGATTTCCAGAATATTATCCATGGCAGTAGAAGTTATTTAAGCG CTAGCAGTAGCGTAGATGATGAAACTGGTTTTGCAGACCGAAAATCTACCATACCTGAAACATTCGCTGGCGAAAAGGAAgctgttgtcaaactttttctttgtgCTGCTGACCGAATTAACATAAGTAAT GCATGGCAGCGAATAAGGGAGCACGTGCACCAAAAAAGTGCTTCAAGAGAGATAACAGATGACACTGTCGCCTATCTAGATGAAGAGGCAGAGGAGAAGTTGATTGCTCTTGAAACAAATCTGAGCGTCAAACTTCGGAAAACTTTTGACGAGGC AGGAAAGGAGAAGATCTCTATTTCAGGGATGAAGGATAACGTCCTGGATGCTTTTGCTGCAGCATCCGAGATTGTTCAGGAGTACAAACAGATTCTCACCTCTGCTGAGTACGTACGTTGGAAGTATCATGACAACAAATCCAATACGATGAAAGATTTTACACAAAGAGATAGTTGGAGAGCTGAGATTGCGTTTCGG AAAGATGAGAAGGGTACCACGCAGCTTtctttaaaagcgatttcaacTCAGCAACATTGTGTTTTGGATTTCTCGACGATGGAAGCAACCTGTCGTGAAATAGGATTTTTCGAGAAAATTTATCGTaacatgacgtcatctttAGCAGAGG actTACCGAGCACTTGGAGTGATATGGGTGTGCTCCCATTGAAGCTGGAGAATGTACCTCTTAACTCAACtgaatatcaaaatattttgagtcAGTTTACCACCACCTTTAACCCGTCTCAGTACGGCAGTCAACAG CCGAACCTCCAGCGTGTTCAAAACCTAACACTCTACAAACAATTTATCGCACAAAAGGGCAAAGTCGAAGCCAGAATGACAGCTGCTGGAATCACTAATATTCCTGTAACTCAACAACTTTTTCATGGGACCTCAACTGACGTATGCCAGAAAGTTTACAAGGATGGTTTTGATAGAAGCTATGCTGGAAAAAACg CCACAGTGTTTGGGAGAGGAGTTTACTTCGCAAAGACTGCGCAATACTCAAATCGTTATGCAACGCCAGATGCGAATGGCCAGAGACGAATGTTTCTTGCTGAAGTTGTCACTGGTGAATATTGCCAAGGAAACCGGTCGGTAATCGCACCGCCGTTCAAATCAAACCAACTTGATCGTTACGACAGTGTGGTTAATAAACCAAGTTCACCAAGCATATTTGTTGTGTTCAAAGATGCAAGTGTTTACCCATTGTATCTTTTAACATATTGA
- the LOC143463459 gene encoding uncharacterized protein LOC143463459 isoform X2: MDDRGNAFYKVSVTGLPEEYGLSRIKDLIHEHLETEDAISDLDFAEKIDGTKNCRVALVTLKEEEYQRKLVAMAVIEATFRKTQFKLNITKARPRVKSTPVFTSAVPVDVVPAQSETQSVPKDPRQRKIYCCQIPSYMFSDDGLRTHFNRFGNIIKIFIPNNPQRRFAIIEFETPKSALEAFENGRKRGCLNLTIEWERKEAEMLRSGKLPQVTSPSRNTQQQLSSFNRPFERDSISERKPKDTKRSDEEFPNNNNFTQINRLPGQMQPLQTVTWQDLLKTDEDLFTGLQNRCVLVKDVSRKTSSNALKIYFEDPSKSGGPIEKMPRCLPDGILITFCEAETAKNVIEFGKHRLDSADLLVYSKPVPAVYNDRFLVEGHFEDEGTVKDIVECCLASDDFSVKKMDDSSGRYVVLMTRDRTNIEKVMTDVRNIALEDLAPKVNRLCATDCIKVSHLGKDVQNNRIKLTFMKKDLTDTGIVTLIQRDIGNDVAYVYFADYHDAEKVAEISRTKKIEIANQTVDVSLCYHNPCLNKDKKEKEDAKQSRSQTSSRKSRESLCAFQYPPEVEKEVIEFVKKSSTHLISLSKEFQGLSSVKLEAKRSSGRQPSNFVVRFEPLPKNEGKTNQTDFESECSSRVMNFLRKFNSRAGHFESKDLDKLRKSNLWTHNDCDVIKIEIDRSTDVSVLARWNHPKNGDFIIAGLQNEVSQAFKWLQSKMEKENKTEISEFVKEWQLEFLNDCGVLDEIKSKFKNTTVSVNDEDCKITFSGLKVDVENSRTDILKQLRKIESSRLTFLEDDKLDFLTRVLKQTGQKPEIDVAQMIKLRFRRIKLKCVLQCSSELKLKYILERDLERANAILNEIIQRRSIPVKAGLSELLDAEEWKKFEESLCSSGALAVNVNRQNSTIVLIGVAKCLEDGEFRLNEYVKENAVGSKVIEMPYPVARFLSEYPNEVGLDEKLKNVEWYPTSDGSGGIMVQGKADNVKSAFANLKKLIPSIKIDPHDVSEPGMPGYFRGDIGGQFLKTTQAITKCIILVDTDKDPNWKKSTPASKILAIGTTSLLSAKIPNTKVTVNVIKNDITEHATDAIVNASNTELELRSAGVSGSISKKGGLAIQQEMSIQRRRVGGELAAGLAVTTSAGNLPCKKIIHAVGPMWHSQADSWSRQKLKDAVKSSLSEADRLNLRSIAIPAISCGVFGGKPEVCTKLIVQALVEYFDHKSSSSSIRQVDLIEMLQEKILELFKKQVTSVIINEGKVDEDENDQKKSGGFFSRAEEMLNSVIRGGDKPSSSTTKSSTSSHSARPYHPLNVQVKQGNILTSDCDVIVNLTGSDFNLTGGQLSAKLVAKAGTGIVQECSTNPQYSSTHCRVTSGGGLNCKNVLHLVSPKDAKCVSKSLKTAFEVVEKKLQLSSLAIPAIGTGNLGLKSVDVAKATRESLDAFAKTKPSYLKRIDVVIFQATMLQDFQNIIHGSRSYLSASSSVDDETGFADRKSTIPETFAGEKEAVVKLFLCAADRINISNAWQRIREHVHQKSASREITDDTVAYLDEEAEEKLIALETNLSVKLRKTFDEAGKEKISISGMKDNVLDAFAAASEIVQEYKQILTSAEYVRWKYHDNKSNTMKDFTQRDSWRAEIAFRKDEKGTTQLSLKAISTQQHCVLDFSTMEATCREIGFFEKIYRNMTSSLAEGA, from the exons atggatGATAGAGGCAATGCCTTTTACAAAGTCAGTGTGACTGGTTTGCCAGAAGAATATGGTTTGAGCAGAATTAAAGATCTAATACATGAACACTTGGAAACCGAAGATGCCATCAGTGACTTGGATTTTGCCGAAAAGATAGATGGAACGAAAAACTGTCGGGTTGCTTTGGTTACTCTAAAAGAAGAGGAAT ACCAACGAAAGCTTGTTGCAATGGCGGTGATTGAAGCCACATTCCGGAAAACTCAGTTCAAGCTTAACATAACCAAAGCAAGACCCAGGGTCAAAAGTACACCTGTATTTACATCCGCTGTGCCAG TTGATGTTGTTCCGGCTCAAAGTGAAACACAATCAGTACCCAAAGATCCAAGACAACGTAAAATCTACTGTTGTCAGATTCCTTCGTATATGTTTAGTGATGATGGCCTTCGAACGCATTTTAATCG ATTTGGAAATATCATCAAGATCTTTATACCAAACAACCCACAGCGAAGATTTGCAATAATAGAATTCGAAACGCCT AAATCGGCCTTGGAAGCGTTTGAAAATGGTAGAAAAAGAGGATGCTTAAACCTAACGATAGAATGGGAGAGGAAAGAAG CGGAAATGCTGCGAAGTGGCAAACTTCCCCAAGTAACCAGCCCTTCACGCAACACACAGCAACAACTATCGTCTTTCAACAGACCTTTTGAGCGAGACTCAATTTCAGAGCGAAAGCCTAAAG ATACGAAACGTAGCGATGAGGAATTtccaaataataacaatttcaCACAAATTAACCGACTTCCTGGGCAAATGCAACCACTTCAAACAGTCACGTGGCAAGATCTTCTGAAAACTGATGAAGATCTTTTTACTGGTCTTCAAAACAG GTGTGTTTTGGTAAAAGACGTGTCTAGGAAGACATCAAGCAATGCgctcaaaatttattttgaggACCCAAGTAAATCGGGTGGTCCGATAGAAAAGATGCCAAGATGCCTTCCTGATGGCATACTGATTACATTTTGTGAAGCAGAAA CGGCAAAAAACGTCATTGAGTTCGGAAAGCATCGACTTGACTCGGCTGATCTGCTGGTGTACTCCAAGCCAGTTCCAGCAGTGTACAATGACCGGTTTCTAGTTGAG GGACATTTTGAAGATGAAGGGACTGTAAAAGACATTGTGGAATGTTGTCTTGCATCTGATGATTTTTCAGTGAAGAAGATGGACGACAGCAGTGGACGTTATGTTGTCTTGATGACGAGAGACA GAACGAATATTGAAAAAGTCATGACAGATGTTCGTAACATAGCGTTGGAAGACTTAGCACCAAAG GTCAATCGTCTCTGCGCCACAGATTGCATTAAAGTCAGCCACTTGGGAAAAGATGTGCAAAACAACAggataaaattaacttttatgaAGAAAGATCTAACTGATACTGGAATCGTAACGTTAATTCAGCGAGACATAGGCAATGACGTTGCATATGTTTACTTCGCTGACTATCACG ATGCGGAAAAAGTCGCAGAAATTTCCAgaacaaagaaaattgaaatcgCAAATCAAACCGTTGATGTATCGCTCTGTTACCACAACCCGTGCTTGAATAAAGACAAGAAAGAAAAGGAAGATG CAAAACAATCTCGTTCGCAAACCTCGTCAAGAAAATCTCGCGAATCCCTTTGTGCATTTCAATATCCGCCAGAAGTGGAGAAGGAGGTAATAGAATTCGTCAAAAAATCTTCCACACATTTGATCTCACTGTCTAAAGAATTCCAAGGACTGTCAAGCGTAAAACTAGAAGCAAAAAGATCTAGTGGAAGACAACcatcaaattttgttgttcGTTTTGAACCTCTACCGAAGAAT GAAGGCAAAACGAACCAGACAGACTTCGAATCAGAATGTTCGAGCAGGGTCATGAATTTCCTCCGGAAGTTCAATTCCCGAGCAGGTCACTTTGAATCCAAGGATTTGGATAAGCTTCGAAAGTCAAACTTATGGACACACAatgattgtgatgtcataaagatTGAAATCGATCGCAGCACAGATGTCTCTGTACTGGCAAG ATGGAATCATCCTAAAAATGGCGACTTTATAATCGCTGGACTTCAAAATGAGGTTTCTCAAGCATTCAAATGGTTACAAAGCAAAATGgagaaagaaaataaaacagagATATCTGAATTTGTCAAAGAATGGCAACTCGA ATTTCTCAACGATTGTGGTGTTCTTGATGAAATAAAgagtaaatttaaaaatacaactgTCAGCGTCAATGATGAAGATTGTAAAATCACTTTTAGTGGGTTGAAAGTTGACGTTGAAAATAGTAGAACGGACATCTTAAAGCAATTGCGA AAAATTGAATCAAGCCGATTGACGTTTCTTGAAGATGATAAATTGGATTTCTTGACACGCGTCCTGAAACAAACAGGACAAAAACCTGAAATTGATGTGGCGCAAATGATTAAATTGCGATTTCGGCGGATTAAGCTAAAAT GCGTCTTACAATGTTCGTCTGAGCTAAAACTAAAATACATTCTTGAACGTGATTTGGAAAGAGCAAATGCAATCTTGAATGAAATCATCCAACGCCGAAGTATTCCAGTAAAAGCCGGACTTAGTGAGCTGCTTGACGCAGAAGAGTGGAAGAAGTTTGAAGAGAGTCTTTGCTCATCTGGAGCATTAGCAGTTAATGTCAAC AGGCAAAACTCCACCATCGTTTTAATCGGTGTGGCCAAGTGTTTGGAAGACGGTGAATTTCGTTTAAATGAATATGTCAAGGAGAACGCAGTAGGAAGTAAGGTGATAGAAATGCCTTACCCTGTTGCTCGGTTCTTGAGTGAATATCCAAATGAAGTTGGACTTGatgaaaagctgaaaaatgttgaATGGTACCCGACGTCAGATGGTTCTGGGGGAATTATGGTGCAAGGAAAGGCCGATAACGTCAAGTCTG CTTTTGCAAATCTAAAGAAGTTGATACCATCAATTAAAATCGATCCGCATGACGTCAGTGAGCCTGGAATGCCTGGATACTTCCGGGGTGACATTGGAGGACAATTTCTAAAAACCACACAAGCAATCACTAAGTGCATCATTCTAGTTGATACGGATAAGGATCCTAATTGGAAAAAATCGACTCCAGCATCCAAAATATTG GCTATAGGAACGACATCATTGCTCAGTGCAAAGATACCCAATACAAAAGTTACTGTAAATGTTATCAAGAATGACATCACAGAACACGCAACGGATGCGATTGTGAATGCGTCGAATACGGAACTGGAGTTACGCTCAGCAGGAGTTTCAGGAAGCATATCTAAAAAAG GAGGATTAGCTATCCAACAAGAAATGTCAATCCAGCGAAGAAGAGTTGGAGGCGAACTGGCCGCTGGCCTAGCAGTCACAACGTCTGCTGGGAACTTACCTTGTAAGAAGATTATTCACGCAGTTGGTCCGAT GTGGCATTCCCAAGCAGACAGTTGGTCTAGACAGAAACTAAAGGATGCTGTTAAGTCTTCTCTTTCGGAAGCTGATCGTTTGAATCTGAGGTCCATTGCAATTCCAGCTATTAGTTGTGGAGTATTTGGTGGAAAGCCTGAAGTTTGTACAAAGCTAATTGTCCAAGCACTTGTTGAATACTTTGACCACAAAAGTTCATCTTCTTCGATAAGACAG GTTGACTTGATCGAGATGTTGCAGGAAAAGATTcttgaattgtttaaaaagCAGGTTACCAGCGTGATAATTAATGAGGGAAAGGTTGATGAAGATGAAAATGATCAAAAAAAG TCTGGAGGCTTTTTCTCCCGAGCTGAGGAGATGTTAAACTCCGTAATAAGAGGCGGCGACAAACCGTCTTCTTCAACTACAAAATCGTCTACTTCTTCACATTCAGCAAGACCCTATCACCCCCTAAACGTGCAGGTCAAGCAGGGAAATATTCTCACTTCTGACTGCGACGTAATTGTGAATTTAACTGGGTCCGATTTTAATCTTACCG GAGGTCAGCTTTCGGCAAAACTAGTAGCCAAAGCTGGAACAGGCATTGTTCAAGAATGCAGTACAAACCCGCAGTATTCCTCCACTCACTGCAGAGTGACAAGTGGTGGTGGGTTAAATTGTAAAAACGTGCTACATCTAGTCAGCCCCAAAGATGCAAAATGCGTGAGTAAATCATTGAAAACTGCATTTGAAGTTGTGGAAAAGAAACTGCAGCTATCCTCTTTAGCTATACCAGCCATTGGGACGG GTAATCTTGGGCTGAAATCTGTAGACGTTGCAAAAGCTACTCGCGAAAGCCTAGATGCTTTTGCGAAAACAAAGCCATCTTATTTGAAGCGCATTGATGTGGTTATATTTCAGGCTACGATGTTGCAGGATTTCCAGAATATTATCCATGGCAGTAGAAGTTATTTAAGCG CTAGCAGTAGCGTAGATGATGAAACTGGTTTTGCAGACCGAAAATCTACCATACCTGAAACATTCGCTGGCGAAAAGGAAgctgttgtcaaactttttctttgtgCTGCTGACCGAATTAACATAAGTAAT GCATGGCAGCGAATAAGGGAGCACGTGCACCAAAAAAGTGCTTCAAGAGAGATAACAGATGACACTGTCGCCTATCTAGATGAAGAGGCAGAGGAGAAGTTGATTGCTCTTGAAACAAATCTGAGCGTCAAACTTCGGAAAACTTTTGACGAGGC AGGAAAGGAGAAGATCTCTATTTCAGGGATGAAGGATAACGTCCTGGATGCTTTTGCTGCAGCATCCGAGATTGTTCAGGAGTACAAACAGATTCTCACCTCTGCTGAGTACGTACGTTGGAAGTATCATGACAACAAATCCAATACGATGAAAGATTTTACACAAAGAGATAGTTGGAGAGCTGAGATTGCGTTTCGG AAAGATGAGAAGGGTACCACGCAGCTTtctttaaaagcgatttcaacTCAGCAACATTGTGTTTTGGATTTCTCGACGATGGAAGCAACCTGTCGTGAAATAGGATTTTTCGAGAAAATTTATCGTaacatgacgtcatctttAGCAGAGGGTGCATGA